The stretch of DNA CGTCGAGATGGCGTCACCCTGCGCCTCGAGGATCTGGCTCTGCTTCTCACCCTGAGCGCGGATGATGTTGGACTGCTTGTCACCCTCCGCGGTCTCGATGGCGGAGCGGCGTTCACCCTGGGCCTCCAGGATCATCGCACGCCGCTTCCGCTCGGCGGAGGTCTGTTGCTCCATCGCCTGCTGGACGTCCTTCGAGGGGTTGACCTCGCGGACCTCCACGCTCTCGACGCGGACGCCCCACTCGTCGGTGGGCTCGTCGAGTTCCTTCCGGATGCGGGCGTTGATCTCCTGGCGCTTGTTCAGCGTGTCGTCCAGTTCCATGTCGCCCAGCACCGCACGCAGCGTGGTCTGGGCGAGGTTCGAGACGGCGCGCTCGTAGTTGTCGACCTCGAGGAACGCCTTCTTCGGGTCCATCACCTTGATGTAGACGACGGCGTCGGCGGTCACCGGCGAGTTGTCGCGGGTGATGGCCTCCTGACGCGGCACGTCGAGCGTCTGAGTCCGCATGTCGAAGCGGGTCACGTCCGAGACGAAGGGATAGATGAAGTGGATCCCCTGGTCGAGGATGCCGCGGTAGGTCCCGAGGACCGTGTACGCGCCCTTCTGGTAGGGCCGGATGATGACGACGCTGGAGTACACCAGCGCGATGGCGATCAACAGGAGGACGACGGTGACGAACCCGACGAGCCCTCCCGTGAGTGACTGCAGCGGTGTCAGTGCGGGGAGCATAACGGTTCGAACTCGGGTCGGCCGATGCAAAAGCCTTCCGCGTACGTGTCACAAACTGCCGTATCACACGATCGCGGCGGTGCCGTGTCAGGCCCGCTCGGACTCCGTGTCCCGCTCGCGGTCCGTCTCGTCGTCCGGTCGGTCCGCCCGGTCACGTTCGAGCGCACGGTCGATGTCGTCGCCGGTGCTCCCGACGGCCTCGACGGTGAGGACGTTGCCGCCGCCGGGGTCGACGACCATCACCTCGGTCCCCTCCTCGATGACGCCGTCGACGCTCCGCGCCTGGTAGTAGGGGTTGAAGCCGCCGTCCTCCAGTTTGACCTCGCCGTCGCTCGTCGTGACCCGCTGGGTGACCGTCCCGAACTGCCCCTGCAGCGAGCTCGAGCTCAGCGTCTGGCCGCGGCCGGGGGCCGCGAAGTCGAGTTTCCGGTAGCCCCACAGCGTCACCGCCGTCGTCGCGAGGACGACGGCCGCGAGGATGACCGGCGCGAACGCCGTCGCGGGGAGGAACAGACC from Haloarcula litorea encodes:
- a CDS encoding SPFH domain-containing protein, producing MLPALTPLQSLTGGLVGFVTVVLLLIAIALVYSSVVIIRPYQKGAYTVLGTYRGILDQGIHFIYPFVSDVTRFDMRTQTLDVPRQEAITRDNSPVTADAVVYIKVMDPKKAFLEVDNYERAVSNLAQTTLRAVLGDMELDDTLNKRQEINARIRKELDEPTDEWGVRVESVEVREVNPSKDVQQAMEQQTSAERKRRAMILEAQGERRSAIETAEGDKQSNIIRAQGEKQSQILEAQGDAISTVLRAKSAESMGERAVIDKGMETLADIGGSESTTFILPQELTSLVGRYGKHLTGSDVKENGHVLDALDFDDETREMLGLDDIEEILGQIDEEAEVDVEAMEEEAQKIKHGEDSGVDSADEVIEEMDAEIDDGNIAGGPEAGDGEGDGDTA
- a CDS encoding NfeD family protein; this encodes MSISLGALALTPLQAESLLNLSLAILLFLSGAGLVVAEAFAPGTHFFVLGVALLTAGLVGLFLPATAFAPVILAAVVLATTAVTLWGYRKLDFAAPGRGQTLSSSSLQGQFGTVTQRVTTSDGEVKLEDGGFNPYYQARSVDGVIEEGTEVMVVDPGGGNVLTVEAVGSTGDDIDRALERDRADRPDDETDRERDTESERA